Sequence from the Streptomyces sp. NBC_00440 genome:
GGCTGGTCGCCCACGACATCGGCGCCTGGGTCGCTTTCTCCCTGGCACTCGAATTCGAGAGCCACCTGCACGGGGTCGCGCTGCTCGACGCCGGAATTCCCGGCATCACCCTCCCCGAAGCGATTCCCACCGACCCGGATCGGGCGTGGAAGACCTGGCATTTCGCGTTCCACCTCGTGCCCGACCTGCCCGAGACGCTGCTGGCCGGCCGCGAACGGGACTACGTCGGCTGGTTCCTGAAAGTGAAGGCGCTCTCTCCCGACACGTTCGATGACGCCGAGCTCGACCACTACGCGGCGGCCGTCGCCGCCGACGGTGGCCTCCGCGCTTCCCTCGCCTACTACCGGGACGCCGCCGATTCGGCGCGCAAGAACCACGAGGCACTGGAGCGGCGGCACCTGACCGTGCCCGTTCTCGGGATCTCCAGCAGCCACGGCTCCGTCCCGGACATGGCGGCCTCCATCAGCCCATGGGCCGACAACGTCACCGGCGTCGTCGTGCCCGACGCCGGACACTTCATCCCCGATGAGCAGCCCGGAGCCGTCGCCGCGGCGATAGCCGATTTCGTCCTCGCCGGCGGCTGACACCGGCCGGACCTGCCCGACCGCGCACCGCGCCGGTCACGGCCCGCTCAGATGACGCCGAGCGCGACCGCGCAGCTGACTCCGCCCGCCACCATGAACACCGGCATCAGCACCTTGAGCTCCACCCAGCTGCCCGC
This genomic interval carries:
- a CDS encoding alpha/beta fold hydrolase, giving the protein MTDPATSARLVCESNPVRDLPLHDLAGFTHRWVDADGVRLHAVEGGRPAGPAVVLLAGFPQTWWAWRKVMPGLADRFHVIAIDLPGQGHSERPGRGYDTHTVAAHVHAAVKALGVSSYWLVAHDIGAWVAFSLALEFESHLHGVALLDAGIPGITLPEAIPTDPDRAWKTWHFAFHLVPDLPETLLAGRERDYVGWFLKVKALSPDTFDDAELDHYAAAVAADGGLRASLAYYRDAADSARKNHEALERRHLTVPVLGISSSHGSVPDMAASISPWADNVTGVVVPDAGHFIPDEQPGAVAAAIADFVLAGG